The nucleotide window CGGCGAGCGGGGTGCGGTCGGGGACGGGCTTGCCGCCGCCCAGCATCGCGCGCAGCCGGGGCCGTACGGAACGGGCGCGCAGCACGCGGTTGACCTCGCGCCAGGTGACGTCGGTGGCGTACGAGACGGTGCGGGCGGCCTCGTAGACCTGGCGCAGCAGCGCGTCGGCGTCCAGGAGGCCCAGTTCGGCGGCGACCTGGTCCTGTTCCTGGAGGGCCAGGCGATCGGTGGCGCGGCCGGTGGTGAGGTGGAGGGCGTCGCGGGCGTCGAGGAGGACGCGGCGGGCCTCGGAGAGCCCTTCGCGCGGGGCGTCGGCGACCCAGGACGCGGCGATCGCGCGCAGGGCGGTGGCGTCGCGCAGGCCGCCCCGTGCTTCCTTGAGGTCGGGTTCCAGGAGGAACTGGAGCTCGCCCATCCGCTCGGCCCGTTCGCGGCAGAGTTCGTCCAGGGCCGGGAGCCGCTTGGGTGCCTGGTTGCGCCAGTCGGCGAGGATCGCGGTGCGCAGGCCGGCGGCGAGGCCGAGGTCGCCGGCCACCGGCCGGGCGTCGAGCAGTCCGAGCTGGACCTTGAGGTCCTCCCCTGCTGTCCTGCGGGCCTCGGCGGGGGTACGCACGGAGTGGTCGAGGGCGAGGCCGAGGTCCCAGACCGGGTACCAGACGCGGTCTGCGAGGGCGGCGAGGGCGGCCGCGTCGGCGCTGCCGTCGTGCAGGAGCAGGAGGTCGAGGTCGCTGCGCGGGGAAAGCTCGCCGCGGCCGTACCCGCCGACGGCGACGAGGGCGGCGCCCCCGACGCCCGTTTCTTCGGCCGCGGTGGTGAAGAGCGCGTTCAGCCAGCCGTCGGTCAGTGCGGCGAGGGCAGCACGGCGCGGCGGCCCGGACCGCGCCTTCTCCTGGAGCAGGCGCAGCCGGGCCGCCGCGTAGCCGCTGGGTCCCGATTCTTCGGATTCGGTGGTCACTTCAGTGCTCGTCACCCAGCTGCCTCTCGGTTGTACGGGACGCTCAGAGTGCGTCGGGTCCGCGTTCCCCGGTGCGTACGCGGATCGCTGTCTCGACCGGCACGCTCCAGACCTTGCCGTCACCGATCTTGCCGGTGCGGGCGGCCTTGACGACGACGTCGATGAGCTGTTCGGCGTCCTCGTCCTCGACGAGTACCTCGATACGGATCTTCGGCACGAGGTCGACGGTGTACTCGGCACCGCGGTAGACCTCGGTGTGTCCGCGCTGGCGGCCGTAGCCGCTGGCCTCCGTGACCGTGAGGCCCTGGACGCCGAAGGCCTGGAGGGCCTCCTTGATCTCGTCGAGCCGGTGCGGCTTCACGACTGCGGTGATGAGCTTCATGCGTCCACCTTCTTCGTCTTCGCTGCTGCCGTGTCCTGGGAGGCCGTGGTGCGCGGGGCGGTACCGCCGCCGGCACCACTGAAGTCGTACGCCGTCTCGGCGTGCTCGACCTGGTCGATGCCGGAGATCTCGTCGTCCTCGGGGACCCGC belongs to Streptomyces finlayi and includes:
- a CDS encoding P-II family nitrogen regulator; this encodes MKLITAVVKPHRLDEIKEALQAFGVQGLTVTEASGYGRQRGHTEVYRGAEYTVDLVPKIRIEVLVEDEDAEQLIDVVVKAARTGKIGDGKVWSVPVETAIRVRTGERGPDAL